One part of the Ignavibacteria bacterium genome encodes these proteins:
- a CDS encoding DJ-1/PfpI family protein, whose product MINKSILLILPAKDFNEEEFLTVKNTFEKKGFKIFIASDSNTLCTGKSGLKVKADINFFNIHESNFAAIVFTGGQGVKDYWNNSILHKTSQKFFNSKKPVAAICSAPVILAKAGLLKGLPSTCFPDDKKELERMGAEYKDTPVVARKKIVTAQNAQASLEFSEAIIALL is encoded by the coding sequence GTGATAAATAAAAGCATTCTACTTATCCTCCCGGCAAAGGATTTTAACGAAGAGGAATTCTTAACCGTTAAGAATACCTTTGAGAAAAAAGGCTTTAAGATCTTTATTGCCTCGGACAGCAATACGCTTTGTACGGGTAAGTCGGGACTGAAGGTTAAGGCTGACATAAATTTTTTTAATATCCATGAATCCAACTTCGCCGCCATTGTTTTTACCGGTGGACAGGGAGTAAAGGATTACTGGAATAATTCAATTCTGCACAAGACGTCACAAAAATTCTTTAACTCCAAAAAACCTGTTGCCGCAATCTGCAGCGCTCCTGTAATCCTGGCAAAGGCAGGACTCCTGAAGGGCTTACCCTCAACCTGTTTTCCGGATGATAAAAAAGAGCTGGAAAGGATGGGCGCTGAGTACAAGGACACGCCCGTAGTAGCAAGAAAGAAAATTGTTACGGCGCAGAACGCACAGGCCTCGCTGGAGTTTTCTGAAGCCATTATAGCTCTGCTTTAG
- a CDS encoding family 20 glycosylhydrolase yields MKIFSKISFLLLFSAAILSGRQLDTKLNLMPMPAKISLSEGKFRLTPEFAMSVKGSPNERLYPYATRILRRLSGRTGLFFQQDFITKASQSDTVSFYINCQRPGEVKLNEDESYTLEVTPGKVTLNATDDLGALRGLETFVQLLSVDQDGYYIPCMKIEDNPRFQWRGLMMDAARHFMPVDVVKRNIDGMAAVKMNVFHWHLSDDQGFRVELKTIPELTKIASDGLYYTQEEIREVLQYANDRGIRVIPEFDIPGHSTSYLAAFPELASAPGPYKVERRWGVFDPTFNPTIEATYTFFDKFFAEVTKIFPDPYMHIGGDENNGKQWNTNPEIQQFMKKNNIPNNHALQAYFNKRILQILTKYGKKMIGWDEIQQPDLPKNIVIQSWRGQKGLADAAKAGFQVILSNGYYIDLIQPTDFHYLNDPIPANSPLTEDEKKLVMGGEVTQWAELVTPENVDSRIWPRTAAIAERFWSPQSVNDVEDMYRRMDAISPYLEELGLMHIKNQGMMLRRLSNYADTTPLKTFVDVVEPVKLYARHSQGVKYTQYSPYTRLVDAAVPDPKTVRDFRKLVDSFLKTNDDASYNALKMWLTLWKENHKSLLTVINQSPVLKEIESMSSDLSELSQTGLTALETLHSGKSLDKSWQSEQASLIERAKKPRGQAEIMVVPAIERLISPDKSFTTK; encoded by the coding sequence ATGAAAATTTTCAGTAAAATTTCATTCCTGCTACTTTTTTCAGCAGCAATCTTATCCGGCAGACAGTTGGATACTAAACTAAACCTTATGCCTATGCCGGCTAAGATATCTTTAAGCGAAGGCAAGTTCCGCCTTACCCCTGAATTTGCAATGTCAGTAAAAGGCAGCCCTAACGAGAGGCTTTATCCTTATGCTACAAGGATATTAAGAAGACTCTCCGGGAGAACGGGACTTTTCTTCCAGCAGGACTTTATTACAAAAGCTTCACAGTCCGATACGGTTTCTTTCTATATTAATTGCCAGAGACCGGGTGAAGTAAAACTAAACGAGGATGAATCCTACACTCTTGAAGTCACACCCGGAAAAGTAACCCTTAACGCCACAGATGACCTTGGCGCATTGAGGGGTCTTGAAACTTTTGTTCAGCTTCTTTCGGTTGACCAGGACGGCTACTACATCCCCTGCATGAAGATTGAGGACAATCCGCGCTTTCAGTGGAGAGGGCTCATGATGGACGCTGCACGCCACTTTATGCCGGTTGATGTTGTGAAACGCAATATTGACGGTATGGCAGCTGTAAAGATGAACGTATTCCACTGGCACCTTAGCGACGACCAGGGCTTCCGCGTTGAATTAAAAACAATACCCGAACTTACAAAGATTGCTTCAGACGGTCTTTACTACACACAGGAAGAGATCAGGGAGGTCCTTCAGTACGCAAACGACCGCGGTATACGCGTAATTCCCGAATTTGACATCCCCGGACATTCAACAAGCTATCTTGCAGCGTTCCCTGAACTGGCAAGCGCTCCCGGGCCTTACAAGGTTGAAAGGAGATGGGGAGTGTTCGATCCTACTTTCAACCCTACAATTGAAGCCACATACACATTCTTCGACAAGTTCTTTGCCGAAGTGACAAAGATTTTCCCGGATCCTTATATGCACATAGGCGGAGATGAGAATAACGGAAAGCAGTGGAACACCAATCCCGAAATCCAGCAGTTCATGAAGAAAAACAATATTCCGAATAATCACGCTCTTCAGGCCTATTTTAACAAAAGAATCCTTCAGATCTTAACCAAATACGGCAAGAAGATGATAGGCTGGGATGAAATCCAGCAGCCGGACCTTCCGAAAAATATCGTCATACAGTCCTGGCGCGGACAAAAAGGCTTGGCTGACGCCGCAAAGGCAGGCTTCCAGGTAATCCTTTCAAACGGATATTATATTGATCTTATTCAGCCTACAGACTTCCATTACCTGAACGATCCTATTCCGGCAAACTCCCCCTTAACAGAAGATGAGAAGAAGCTCGTCATGGGCGGGGAAGTTACACAGTGGGCTGAACTTGTAACTCCCGAGAACGTGGATTCACGCATTTGGCCGCGCACGGCAGCCATTGCCGAAAGGTTCTGGTCGCCTCAGTCGGTAAACGACGTTGAGGATATGTACCGCCGCATGGATGCCATAAGTCCCTATCTTGAAGAACTTGGCCTTATGCACATTAAAAACCAGGGGATGATGCTCCGCCGCCTGTCAAATTATGCTGACACCACACCCCTTAAGACCTTTGTAGATGTTGTGGAACCAGTAAAGCTTTATGCCAGGCATTCTCAGGGGGTTAAGTACACACAGTATTCGCCATACACAAGATTGGTAGACGCCGCAGTGCCCGATCCCAAGACAGTGCGCGACTTCAGAAAGCTTGTTGACAGTTTCCTGAAGACAAATGACGATGCCTCCTATAACGCCTTAAAAATGTGGCTGACGCTCTGGAAGGAAAACCACAAGAGCCTTCTTACGGTTATAAACCAGTCGCCGGTACTTAAGGAAATTGAGTCGATGTCTTCAGACCTTTCTGAGCTTTCTCAGACCGGACTTACGGCTTTGGAGACTCTGCACTCCGGCAAGTCACTTGACAAGAGCTGGCAGAGTGAACAGGCATCCTTAATTGAAAGGGCTAAAAAACCGCGCGGACAGGCAGAAATTATGGTAGTTCCGGCCATAGAAAGGTTAATTTCTCCGGATAAGAGTTTCACTACCAAATAA
- a CDS encoding T9SS type A sorting domain-containing protein produces MRVICLNFYKTLLCLILFFSYGNLFSQQILNIEGKITASDMPVSNALITFVSSTDTSIKYSALTDILGTYKLGITTGVNNQSPLNVTVNTIGLDQNYPNPFSSSTSIPYQLLEKQPEVTLRIFDILGREIKSFTPGEQSRGQYKIIWDGKNSSGQRVTAGVYFCQLLSGRQSLVRKMIFGTGSSTANFSAPKITYSQQNRLRKEYLSAAAFNITIKSLQATEPQVFEKNIISQTLQGDTVLNFTVKEADSEYVLCYTKLIDRKQAIFQSNITGAINKNLSLDSWGNGAAWSPDGKYLAFENSGQIYLSDLEKETIKNLGGGNYPEWTPDGKQIVYYGGRYIMNADGSNKRKLLNQEYRYYFYGDGYSFIYKDGYNIYKTNTDNSSKELILDLKTLGKNYVNVFDFDPFRHELLILADPTPQITNLLLTFNTETKKLDTLAVADPGQSYHFPKFSSDYLKVAFEESGRQFLSKIFLLEGGIKTELFGITQNNEGIDFNPFAFSSDDKFFAFSKNVDLPVPWVQWDSYLYVIDLETKQPALIGMGYGPVWKPKK; encoded by the coding sequence ATGAGAGTTATCTGCCTTAATTTCTACAAAACACTGTTGTGTTTAATCCTCTTCTTTTCATACGGCAATTTATTTTCACAGCAAATCCTGAATATTGAGGGCAAAATTACGGCATCCGATATGCCGGTCAGCAATGCCTTAATAACTTTTGTAAGTTCAACAGATACCTCCATTAAATATTCCGCACTTACAGATATCCTGGGCACTTACAAACTCGGCATTACAACCGGTGTAAATAACCAAAGCCCGCTTAATGTAACAGTAAATACAATAGGGCTTGATCAGAATTACCCAAATCCATTTTCATCCTCCACATCTATTCCATATCAGCTATTGGAAAAGCAGCCGGAAGTAACCCTCAGGATATTTGATATACTTGGACGGGAAATAAAGTCATTTACTCCGGGAGAGCAGTCCCGGGGCCAGTACAAAATAATCTGGGATGGGAAGAACAGTTCAGGCCAGAGAGTGACAGCAGGAGTTTACTTCTGCCAGCTTTTATCAGGCAGGCAGTCGCTTGTAAGAAAGATGATCTTCGGTACCGGAAGCTCCACGGCAAACTTTTCAGCTCCTAAAATAACTTATTCACAGCAGAATAGGTTAAGAAAAGAATATTTAAGTGCAGCGGCATTTAATATTACAATTAAAAGCCTCCAGGCTACAGAACCGCAGGTATTTGAAAAGAATATCATTTCACAGACGCTTCAGGGAGATACGGTATTAAACTTTACAGTAAAAGAAGCAGACAGTGAATATGTTCTTTGCTATACTAAGCTTATCGACCGTAAACAGGCGATATTCCAAAGCAACATTACTGGAGCAATAAATAAGAACCTGTCCTTAGATTCCTGGGGGAATGGTGCAGCATGGTCGCCCGATGGGAAATATCTGGCTTTCGAGAACTCCGGCCAGATATACCTTTCTGACTTAGAAAAAGAAACAATAAAAAATCTAGGAGGGGGGAATTACCCTGAATGGACACCCGATGGTAAGCAAATAGTCTATTACGGCGGCAGATACATAATGAATGCAGACGGAAGCAATAAGCGTAAATTGCTTAATCAAGAGTATCGCTATTACTTTTACGGCGACGGTTATTCTTTTATCTATAAGGATGGTTACAATATATATAAGACAAACACAGACAACTCTTCAAAAGAACTCATTCTTGACTTAAAGACACTTGGGAAAAACTATGTCAACGTATTTGACTTTGATCCTTTCAGGCATGAACTATTAATATTGGCCGATCCGACTCCCCAGATTACCAACCTGCTTTTGACATTTAACACGGAAACTAAAAAGCTTGATACGCTCGCAGTTGCAGATCCTGGCCAGTCCTATCACTTTCCAAAATTCTCTAGTGATTATTTAAAAGTTGCATTCGAAGAGTCGGGTCGTCAATTCTTATCTAAAATATTCCTTCTTGAAGGCGGCATAAAAACCGAATTGTTCGGAATTACACAAAATAACGAAGGGATAGATTTTAACCCCTTTGCCTTTAGTTCTGATGACAAATTCTTTGCTTTTTCAAAGAATGTTGATTTACCTGTCCCCTGGGTTCAGTGGGATTCCTACCTCTACGTCATTGATTTGGAAACAAAACAACCGGCACTCATAGGCATGGGCTACGGCCCGGTATGGAAGCCTAAAAAATAA
- a CDS encoding DUF1761 domain-containing protein produces MPITILSQIDYPAVFMAACAYFVLGAAWYTPKTFGHKWLQMNYIKNNDKRNTSKILTIAFLSTLTAALILDYFICFAKTSTVTGGMWIGIILSISILALTVGVSFIFEERKVKLQFIDAGYHLLGFMSMGFILTYWR; encoded by the coding sequence ATGCCTATTACCATATTATCGCAGATTGACTACCCCGCAGTTTTTATGGCTGCATGCGCTTATTTTGTTTTAGGTGCCGCCTGGTACACTCCGAAAACCTTCGGACATAAGTGGCTCCAAATGAACTATATTAAAAATAACGACAAAAGAAACACCTCCAAGATTTTAACCATTGCTTTCCTTTCCACACTTACTGCTGCCCTCATTTTAGATTATTTTATCTGTTTTGCTAAGACCAGCACAGTAACAGGGGGAATGTGGATTGGAATTATTCTCTCGATTTCTATTCTGGCCCTTACGGTCGGAGTCTCCTTTATATTTGAAGAAAGAAAAGTAAAACTGCAGTTTATTGATGCCGGCTATCACCTGCTTGGCTTCATGTCCATGGGTTTTATATTAACTTACTGGCGCTAG
- the aspA gene encoding aspartate ammonia-lyase, translating to MEKSVINEFIKEIELFKDLTEDERRLLSEEIDVQTYPANSIVFAENTPRKNLFIIYEGEIELFKKTPFGEEKRLSFFSKYDFLGEGALMDDSPHSTSARTLLNSTLFEISRERFHELFKQNSALGSKILSRIARVISRRMKQTNSHMVNAAAEFESGRTRLEHDLLGEREVPQEFYYGVQTLRALENFNISGITLAQYPVLIQSLAMVKKAAALSNYELGLLSKPVTDAIVQACNEILNGRHHNHFVVDMIQGGAGTSTNMNANEVIANRALEILGYEKGEYKYCHPNNHVNLSQSTNDVYPSAVKIAVIYSNKKLIEVLKNLILSFKAKAKEFSHVIKMGRTQLQDAVPMTLGLSFEAYAVTLGEEIERLEQNAKLFLELNMGATAIGTGINSEPGYSEKVISHLKSITGLDVVLAPNLVEATQDTGAFVMYSSAIKRLAVKLSKISNDLRLLSSGPRAGIGEINLPPMQPGSSIMPGKVNPVIPEVVNQIAFKVIGNDLTVTLAAEAGQLELNVMEPVITQSLFESIEMLKNGMETLKYRCIEGITANEARCRKLVEDSIGIVTALNPILGYETCTELAKEALATNRGVCELVLEKNLLSREKLDELLAPEHMLRPQKMK from the coding sequence ATGGAAAAAAGTGTCATTAATGAATTCATTAAGGAAATCGAGCTCTTTAAGGATCTGACCGAAGATGAACGCAGACTGCTCTCAGAAGAGATAGATGTTCAGACTTACCCGGCCAATTCCATTGTTTTTGCCGAGAACACACCGCGTAAAAACCTTTTCATTATTTATGAAGGCGAGATCGAACTTTTTAAGAAAACTCCTTTCGGCGAAGAAAAACGCCTTTCCTTCTTCTCAAAGTACGATTTTCTGGGGGAAGGTGCCCTGATGGACGACTCCCCGCACTCGACAAGCGCCAGAACACTCTTAAATTCCACGCTTTTTGAAATAAGCAGGGAAAGGTTCCATGAGCTCTTTAAACAGAACTCCGCACTTGGGAGCAAGATCTTATCACGCATTGCAAGGGTTATTTCACGCCGCATGAAACAGACCAACAGCCATATGGTTAATGCTGCCGCGGAATTTGAATCGGGCAGAACACGCCTGGAACATGACCTTCTGGGCGAACGCGAGGTGCCACAGGAATTTTATTACGGCGTTCAGACCCTCCGCGCACTTGAAAATTTTAACATCAGCGGTATTACACTTGCCCAGTACCCGGTTTTAATACAGTCGCTGGCAATGGTCAAAAAAGCTGCCGCACTTTCTAACTATGAACTGGGACTTTTATCAAAACCTGTAACTGACGCAATTGTACAGGCATGCAACGAAATACTTAACGGAAGACATCACAACCATTTTGTTGTCGATATGATTCAGGGGGGAGCAGGCACTTCAACAAACATGAACGCAAATGAAGTGATTGCCAACCGCGCACTTGAAATCCTTGGATATGAAAAAGGGGAGTACAAGTACTGCCACCCGAATAACCACGTTAACCTCTCACAGTCGACAAATGACGTTTACCCATCGGCTGTTAAGATTGCAGTTATCTACAGCAACAAGAAGTTAATTGAAGTGCTTAAAAACCTGATCCTTTCCTTCAAGGCTAAGGCCAAGGAGTTTTCGCACGTCATAAAAATGGGACGCACACAGCTCCAGGATGCCGTTCCGATGACACTGGGACTGTCCTTTGAGGCTTACGCCGTAACGCTTGGAGAAGAAATTGAGCGCCTTGAGCAGAATGCAAAACTCTTCCTGGAGCTTAACATGGGTGCTACGGCAATAGGCACAGGCATTAACTCTGAACCCGGATACAGTGAAAAAGTAATCAGCCACCTCAAGTCAATTACGGGTCTTGATGTTGTACTGGCCCCGAACCTTGTTGAGGCAACACAGGATACAGGAGCCTTCGTAATGTATTCTTCGGCAATAAAGCGCCTGGCCGTTAAGCTTTCAAAAATTTCAAACGACCTCAGACTTTTAAGTTCAGGCCCCAGAGCAGGCATTGGAGAAATTAACCTTCCCCCGATGCAGCCCGGATCTTCAATTATGCCGGGCAAGGTAAACCCGGTTATCCCTGAAGTTGTAAACCAGATAGCCTTTAAGGTAATCGGTAACGACCTTACAGTAACCCTTGCTGCCGAAGCCGGACAGCTGGAGCTGAACGTTATGGAACCCGTAATAACACAGAGCCTTTTTGAATCAATTGAAATGCTGAAAAACGGCATGGAAACGCTCAAATACCGCTGCATTGAGGGCATTACCGCAAATGAGGCCCGCTGCAGAAAATTAGTTGAGGACTCAATAGGCATTGTTACGGCCCTTAATCCTATTCTTGGCTATGAAACCTGCACGGAACTGGCCAAGGAAGCTCTTGCTACAAACCGCGGTGTCTGCGAGCTCGTACTGGAGAAAAATCTCCTTTCGAGGGAAAAGCTGGACGAACTTCTTGCACCCGAGCACATGCTCAGGCCCCAGAAAATGAAATAA
- a CDS encoding FKBP-type peptidyl-prolyl cis-trans isomerase encodes MKIRLMAILAILSVGIAACQQKDLKKEDLKTSKDKASYAIGLDIGKTFKRQSIEINEDALLQGVKDAIRKDSLYLLTEAEIQQTMMTFQKEMMEKQTAKMKELGDKNKKEGDAFLAANKTKEGVKTTASGLQYKVITAGTGATPKATDKVKVNYRGTLVNGTEFDNSYKRGEPIVFTVGSVIKGWTEALQLMKVGDKWQIFIPSELAYGEQGAGQTIPPNSTLIFDVELLGIEK; translated from the coding sequence ATGAAAATTCGATTAATGGCGATCCTGGCTATCTTAAGCGTGGGTATCGCTGCTTGCCAGCAGAAAGATCTTAAGAAAGAGGATCTCAAGACTTCAAAGGATAAAGCCAGCTATGCAATAGGTCTGGATATAGGCAAAACTTTTAAGAGACAGTCAATTGAGATCAATGAAGATGCCCTTTTACAGGGAGTAAAGGATGCCATAAGAAAAGACAGCCTCTATCTTTTAACAGAAGCTGAAATTCAGCAGACCATGATGACATTCCAGAAGGAAATGATGGAAAAACAGACTGCAAAGATGAAAGAATTGGGCGATAAGAATAAAAAAGAAGGGGATGCTTTCCTTGCTGCAAACAAGACGAAAGAGGGCGTTAAGACTACGGCCAGCGGCCTTCAGTACAAGGTTATTACCGCAGGAACCGGAGCAACACCAAAGGCAACAGACAAGGTTAAAGTTAACTACCGCGGCACACTGGTCAATGGAACTGAATTCGACAACTCCTATAAAAGAGGCGAACCAATCGTATTTACCGTTGGAAGCGTAATTAAAGGCTGGACCGAGGCCCTTCAGCTGATGAAGGTCGGCGACAAGTGGCAGATTTTTATTCCTTCTGAACTCGCATACGGTGAACAGGGTGCCGGACAGACGATTCCGCCTAACTCAACACTTATTTTTGACGTTGAACTGCTTGGAATTGAAAAATAA
- a CDS encoding asparaginase has product MKNILVVFTGGTFSMKIDETTGGAVPHFSGNALIEMMPEINKLATISIYDFGKYPGPHMTPELMLKLSKDIQGYIEKDHPDGVVVTHGTDTLEETAYLLDLTIKTEIPIVVIGSMKNSSEPDWDGPRNLKDAISICLNPNSRELGVLVCLNGEINAASEVTKTHTDNIETFHSLDFGALGFVDRGRVFFNRLPRKLEHILTDSINPNVDLLKAYAGMNDKFFRYSVDSGTDGIVVEAMGVGNVPPAAFEGIKYAREKGIPVVLVSRCPAGETLDIYGYPGAGKWLSKIGVIFADYLNGQKARIKMMLALGESRDLEKLREFFR; this is encoded by the coding sequence ATGAAAAATATTCTCGTGGTTTTTACAGGCGGCACCTTTTCAATGAAAATTGATGAGACTACTGGAGGCGCCGTACCGCACTTTTCTGGTAACGCACTAATTGAAATGATGCCGGAAATAAACAAGCTGGCAACTATTTCCATCTATGATTTCGGCAAGTACCCGGGACCACATATGACTCCGGAACTGATGCTTAAACTTTCGAAAGACATTCAGGGCTATATTGAAAAAGACCACCCCGACGGCGTTGTAGTAACGCACGGGACGGATACGCTTGAAGAAACGGCATACCTTCTGGATCTTACAATTAAAACTGAAATCCCGATTGTTGTTATAGGCTCCATGAAAAACAGTTCTGAGCCTGACTGGGACGGCCCCCGCAACCTCAAGGATGCAATAAGCATATGCCTGAACCCCAACAGCCGGGAGCTTGGAGTGCTGGTCTGCTTAAACGGCGAGATCAACGCTGCAAGCGAAGTTACTAAAACACACACCGATAACATTGAAACCTTCCACAGCCTGGACTTTGGCGCCCTGGGCTTTGTTGACCGCGGAAGGGTTTTCTTTAACCGCCTTCCAAGGAAGCTTGAACACATTTTGACTGACAGCATAAACCCGAATGTCGACCTCCTGAAAGCTTATGCCGGAATGAACGACAAGTTTTTCAGGTATTCGGTTGACAGCGGTACAGACGGAATTGTTGTTGAAGCCATGGGGGTCGGAAACGTTCCTCCTGCTGCATTTGAAGGAATTAAATACGCCAGGGAAAAAGGCATTCCTGTTGTACTGGTATCACGCTGCCCTGCCGGCGAAACTCTTGACATCTACGGATACCCGGGAGCCGGTAAATGGCTTTCAAAAATAGGTGTAATATTTGCCGACTACCTGAACGGGCAGAAGGCAAGAATTAAAATGATGCTGGCCCTCGGGGAAAGCAGGGATCTGGAAAAGCTGAGGGAATTTTTCAGATAG
- the rlmD gene encoding 23S rRNA (uracil(1939)-C(5))-methyltransferase RlmD, protein MKKGDIIELEISKYAFEGKGIAKVEKSLIVPGTEKKVEVEINSDADYDELTSDKDQKNYVIFVHGSYPGDRVKAMITKIKKSYAEAKTVEVLSASEERTKAPCKYFGVCGGCKQQDLSYGAQLKYKQEQVKDIFERLGGFHDFEFQEILPSEKTFFYRNKMEYSFAERRWLTKDELGDENVERNFALGLHLPNIFDKVLDINECLLQSEESNGILNFTRDFFKKRNTTIYSTKTHSGYLRNLIIRKTHHSSDLMVNLVTSEENDSLMKEYTEGLLKAVPEVTTVINNINTKKAQIAVGDYEIVYFGTGNIYDTIGKYNFRISANSFFQTNTLQAEKLYHTGLKFGKITKDDVVYDLYSGAGTISIYVSESAKKVYAFETVEPAVKDAEENRKMNKIDNVKFITADLNRSFLDVVKIKGLPSPDVVILDPPRSGMNPVTVKDVVALDPDRIVYISCNPATQVRDIKMFNEEGYRLMKVRPVDMFPHTYHIENVALLEK, encoded by the coding sequence TTGAAAAAAGGTGATATAATAGAGCTGGAGATTTCAAAGTACGCTTTTGAAGGAAAAGGAATTGCAAAGGTTGAAAAAAGCCTGATCGTTCCGGGAACAGAAAAAAAAGTTGAAGTCGAAATAAATTCTGACGCCGACTATGATGAACTGACATCAGATAAAGATCAGAAAAACTACGTCATCTTTGTCCATGGCTCATACCCGGGTGACAGGGTGAAAGCCATGATAACAAAGATTAAGAAGTCCTATGCCGAAGCTAAAACAGTTGAAGTCCTAAGCGCCTCTGAAGAAAGAACAAAAGCGCCATGCAAATATTTCGGGGTATGCGGCGGCTGCAAGCAGCAGGACCTCAGCTACGGGGCGCAGCTGAAATACAAGCAGGAGCAGGTTAAAGATATTTTTGAACGCCTGGGAGGCTTCCATGATTTTGAATTCCAGGAGATACTGCCTTCAGAAAAAACATTCTTCTACAGAAACAAAATGGAGTACTCGTTTGCCGAGCGCCGCTGGCTTACTAAAGATGAGCTGGGTGATGAAAACGTGGAACGGAATTTTGCACTCGGACTTCACCTGCCGAACATATTCGACAAGGTCCTTGACATAAATGAGTGCCTCCTGCAGTCGGAGGAAAGCAACGGCATTCTTAATTTCACAAGAGACTTTTTTAAGAAAAGAAACACAACGATATATTCAACTAAGACACATTCGGGCTACCTCAGGAACCTCATAATAAGAAAAACGCATCACTCCTCTGACCTCATGGTGAACCTGGTGACTTCAGAAGAAAATGACTCTCTTATGAAGGAGTATACGGAAGGATTGCTGAAGGCGGTTCCTGAAGTGACAACTGTAATAAATAACATCAATACAAAGAAGGCTCAGATTGCAGTCGGCGACTATGAGATAGTATACTTCGGAACGGGAAATATTTACGACACGATAGGAAAATATAATTTCAGAATAAGCGCAAACTCATTCTTCCAGACAAATACACTGCAGGCAGAAAAGCTCTATCACACGGGACTTAAGTTCGGTAAAATTACAAAAGACGACGTTGTATACGACCTGTATTCAGGTGCGGGCACAATATCAATTTATGTTTCAGAGTCGGCAAAGAAAGTCTACGCTTTTGAGACAGTGGAGCCCGCTGTAAAGGATGCCGAGGAAAACAGAAAAATGAATAAAATAGACAACGTGAAGTTTATTACGGCAGATTTGAACCGCTCGTTTTTAGACGTTGTAAAAATTAAGGGCCTCCCTTCTCCTGACGTTGTGATACTGGATCCGCCAAGAAGCGGCATGAATCCCGTTACGGTTAAAGACGTTGTAGCATTAGATCCTGACCGTATCGTCTACATCAGCTGCAACCCGGCCACCCAGGTGCGCGACATAAAAATGTTTAACGAGGAAGGCTACCGCCTGATGAAGGTTCGTCCGGTGGATATGTTCCCGCACACATATCACATTGAAAATGTTGCCCTGCTGGAAAAGTGA
- a CDS encoding class I SAM-dependent methyltransferase, giving the protein MAVKQKIFLPGSGEQLRFLENEITIEGMASAVFGSGSGTIARLIQDDSGKSVELIVEDYDSLIQAQLEIKNLEGIKARIMSFSATDFPDDSFDLVYAQASISGSSRVKILKEIKRILKPGGYLCAGEIVKLSKDTPRFVQDVWKSSDLSPVYQDEIEDFYKSKNFEVVKSADMSRSLKEFYLMGQEQLKKNVSLMTEQEKSYNKKLINRMSHETNVYLRQGGDRHIGFKVLILKNEK; this is encoded by the coding sequence ATGGCAGTAAAACAGAAAATATTCTTACCTGGTTCGGGCGAACAGTTGAGGTTCCTTGAAAATGAAATAACAATTGAAGGAATGGCCTCTGCCGTTTTCGGTTCGGGCAGCGGCACAATTGCCAGGCTCATTCAGGATGATTCGGGAAAAAGTGTTGAACTAATAGTGGAAGACTATGACTCGCTGATACAGGCGCAGCTGGAGATAAAAAATCTGGAAGGCATAAAGGCGCGTATAATGTCTTTTTCGGCAACGGACTTCCCTGACGACTCCTTCGACCTCGTCTATGCGCAGGCGTCAATTTCAGGATCTTCAAGAGTAAAGATACTAAAGGAAATAAAAAGAATTCTTAAGCCCGGGGGCTATCTGTGCGCGGGTGAAATTGTAAAACTCTCAAAGGACACTCCGCGCTTTGTGCAGGACGTATGGAAAAGCTCGGACCTCTCCCCTGTCTACCAGGATGAAATAGAAGACTTCTACAAATCAAAAAATTTTGAAGTCGTAAAAAGTGCGGATATGAGCAGGTCGCTTAAAGAGTTTTACCTGATGGGACAGGAACAGTTAAAGAAAAATGTCAGCCTGATGACAGAACAGGAAAAAAGCTACAACAAGAAACTGATCAACAGAATGAGCCATGAAACCAACGTCTATCTAAGACAGGGCGGCGACAGGCACATCGGCTTTAAGGTACTGATATTAAAAAACGAAAAATAA